The region GACGGCGGAGTGAATACGCGTTTAGCAACAGAACCTGTTTTTTCACGCAATTCATCTTGTGCATTCAATAGAGGCATCAAAGCGTTGTGACCAAATTTCAATGCCGCCAAAGCGTCTGCTTCAGTGATGAATTTAGTTTCACCTTCAACCATCAACAAACCATTGCGAGTCCCCGCAACGATCATATCCATGTCGGATTTTTCCAACTGTTGTGGAGTTGGGTTGGCAATGAATTGACCATCAACGCGAGCGATTTGAACTGCTGCTGTTGGGCCGTTGAACGGAATGTCAGATACGTGAAGAGCCGCAGAGGCACCAAGGCTTGCCAAGATTTCAAGAGGGAATGAACCGTCAGCAGAAAGAACAGTCGCTACTACTTGAGTTTCATAGCGGTAGCCTTCTGGGAAAGAAGGACGGATGGGACGGTCGATCAAGCGAGCGATAAGAACCGCGTCGTTTGTTGGCTTAGCTTCACGTTTGAAGTAACCACCTGGAATTTTACCAGTTGCATAGTATTTTTCGATGTATTCAACAGTCAGAGGGAAGAAATCTAGCTCTGATTGTTTTTTAGAAGAAACAGCAGTGACGATAACCATGTTGTTACCGCTAGAAACAAGCACGGATCCATCTGCTTGTTTTGCCATACGGCCAGTTTCGATTGTGATCTGTTTTCCACCTACAGAAGTAGTTACAGTCGTTTTCATTAAATCTCCTTATTTAGCGAAAATTCGTTTTCGCCATCCGTTTGTGGAAGCCATCTCAAAAATCATTCTGACTTTGAGCACTCCGGCTCGCCGGAGTAGAGCACTCAGCATTCTTGCTTGTTGCTCGTGAAGTCAGCAGGATTTCTCAGCTGGCTTCCTGTTTTTTAAAATTTTGAAGGGGCTATTACGCCCCTTCTAGATATCTTATTTAAGATGAGATTACTTACGGATATCAAGTTCTTTGATAAGAGTTTGATAACCTTTAACGTCTTTGCGGTGCAAGTAATCCAAAAGCTTACGACGTTGATTTACTAGAGTCACAAGACCACGACGACCGTGGAAATCTTTTTTGTGAGTCGTGAAGTGAACTGTAAGGTCGTTGATACGTGCTGTAAGCAAAGCAACTTGTACTTGTGCTGAACCAGTATCTAGGCCTGCAGTTTTGAACTTGTTAACGATCTGTGCTTTTTGTTCTTTAGTGACTGCCATTAGCGTCTCCTCTGTTGGCGTTTCCGCCGGTTTATATACTCCCCGCCTTAGTCGTCATGGCTGTCGATCCTAGGCAGGTTTGGTAAGGTTCTAACTGACCCCGCTACCAGGGTCAAGTGCTCAAAATAATTTAGTATTTGAAGACACGCTTGAGCACGAAGCCGCGGCCGGATTCAAGGCCCACGATCGCCAAAAGCTTGCCTTCCATGGAAAGGACTTGGACAAACTGGTCCGAGTCAGGGTTAAAAGCCGCTATAAGCTGACTGCGCAGGTCATGGCTGATTTGACCATTCCCCAGCAACACCTGATCTTGGCCCTTCACCCGGATGCGTTTTACCATGGGCAAAGCCGCATCCATCGTCACAAAGCAGCCGGTTAATGTGTTCTTTTTTACACACTCTTCGATGACCTCGAGGGTTTGCCCCTGCTCCAAGATGTATGGCGCCGAATAGGTTCTGCGAAGCCCGCTCATCGCAGCACCGCATCCCAAAGCCTGCCCCAAAAGGTCCACCCAGGTGCGGATATAGCTTCCCTTAGAACAGCGAAGATCGAACTCGGCCCAATCCTGCCCCATTCCTAGGAATTTGACATCCCAGAAGTTCATGATCTTTTTAGGGATCACGACGTCTTTTTCAGAACGTGCATATTCGTAAAGTTTTTTTCCCTGAACTTTGATGGCCGAGTAAATAGGAACTTCGACTTCCATTTCGCCTTGAAGCTTCATGGCTTCAGCCAGCAAAGTGGCTTCCACCAAGTTCACAGGTTTGGTTTCTAAAGTTTCCCCGGTTGTATCCAAAGTGTCGGTGCGAATTCCAA is a window of Bdellovibrio sp. SKB1291214 DNA encoding:
- the rpsO gene encoding 30S ribosomal protein S15, which codes for MAVTKEQKAQIVNKFKTAGLDTGSAQVQVALLTARINDLTVHFTTHKKDFHGRRGLVTLVNQRRKLLDYLHRKDVKGYQTLIKELDIRK
- the truB gene encoding tRNA pseudouridine(55) synthase TruB, which codes for MTNNSENFKTAPAKPEGGRGPSVKRDPVDFHGLLLVDKPSGISSHDVVARLRRIMGTKSVGHSGTLDPMASGLMACLINEGTKLSQYILEGDKGYRVRIQFGIRTDTLDTTGETLETKPVNLVEATLLAEAMKLQGEMEVEVPIYSAIKVQGKKLYEYARSEKDVVIPKKIMNFWDVKFLGMGQDWAEFDLRCSKGSYIRTWVDLLGQALGCGAAMSGLRRTYSAPYILEQGQTLEVIEECVKKNTLTGCFVTMDAALPMVKRIRVKGQDQVLLGNGQISHDLRSQLIAAFNPDSDQFVQVLSMEGKLLAIVGLESGRGFVLKRVFKY